From Pirellulales bacterium, the proteins below share one genomic window:
- a CDS encoding acyl--CoA ligase, with protein MMPVSKRHGVAQYTLEHYEQDFADRHLLHGVIAKWARETPDKIALVEHDTGRECSYAQFHQLTGALALKLLELGFRKGDFLATSLPLLAEHIFLEYACFRIGVIHAPLDLRLKAPEVARSLDLIKPRGFVFLGKTPVADFSQLGRAIQEACPYIEHFIQFVPSGKQIEGAISALQLGADALELARQVTANPSHSPLWQLYQEVNGSIQETDGAQVIYTTGSTGMPKPALLSHRNITCQNMCLAGGFDMTDNPRMLVNLPPSHVGCQAEQLMTTLFSGGTAVILHMFDAEKSLRAIEKHRVDCFGQIPAMFAMQWRLPNYREFDLSSLRFALFGGQQVTRQFLEQLQQMAPRCGGGLGLTEMAGFVTYTPLDGSIDDLLAGVGYDMPVTPLSIRAPMNPDGSAGPELPDGEVGEICFTGPQVFISYVNDDEAYRRTVSTDGVCYTGDLGAKTERGLIFSGRSKLVIKPKGYQVHPAQVENHFAMLTSHVSACGAVGVPHEIYSEAIVLFVEMKPGASLSQDLLDQHAKEIAGYMRPSHYVMLGPGELPLNRSAKTDYVGLKERALAEVEQLRAAGQWDK; from the coding sequence ATGATGCCGGTTTCGAAACGTCATGGTGTCGCTCAATACACGCTGGAACATTACGAACAGGATTTCGCCGATCGGCACCTGCTGCACGGCGTCATCGCCAAGTGGGCCCGCGAAACGCCCGACAAAATCGCCCTCGTCGAGCACGACACCGGCCGCGAGTGCAGCTACGCGCAGTTTCATCAGCTCACCGGGGCGCTCGCGCTCAAGCTGCTCGAGCTCGGCTTTCGCAAGGGGGACTTTCTCGCCACCTCGCTGCCGTTGTTGGCCGAGCATATTTTTCTCGAGTATGCCTGCTTCCGCATCGGGGTGATCCACGCGCCACTCGACCTGCGCCTGAAGGCGCCCGAGGTCGCGCGTTCGCTCGATTTGATCAAGCCGCGCGGCTTCGTCTTTCTCGGCAAGACGCCCGTCGCCGACTTCTCGCAGCTCGGGCGCGCCATTCAAGAGGCGTGCCCCTACATCGAGCACTTCATCCAGTTCGTCCCATCCGGCAAGCAAATCGAAGGAGCCATCTCGGCGCTGCAGCTTGGCGCCGATGCGCTGGAGCTCGCACGCCAGGTAACGGCCAACCCCAGCCATTCGCCCCTCTGGCAACTCTACCAGGAAGTGAACGGATCGATTCAAGAGACCGACGGCGCGCAGGTGATCTACACCACCGGCTCGACCGGCATGCCTAAGCCGGCCCTCCTCTCGCACCGCAACATCACTTGCCAGAACATGTGTCTCGCGGGCGGGTTCGACATGACCGACAACCCGCGCATGCTGGTCAACCTGCCCCCTTCGCACGTGGGCTGCCAGGCCGAGCAGTTGATGACGACGTTGTTCTCCGGCGGAACGGCGGTGATCCTGCACATGTTCGACGCCGAAAAATCGCTCCGCGCCATCGAGAAGCATCGTGTCGATTGCTTCGGCCAGATCCCCGCCATGTTCGCCATGCAGTGGCGTTTGCCGAACTATCGCGAGTTCGATCTCTCGTCGTTGCGTTTCGCCCTGTTCGGTGGACAGCAGGTGACGCGGCAATTTCTCGAGCAGTTGCAACAGATGGCCCCTCGTTGTGGCGGCGGGCTCGGCTTGACCGAGATGGCCGGCTTCGTCACCTATACGCCGCTCGACGGTTCGATCGACGATCTCCTCGCCGGCGTCGGCTACGACATGCCGGTGACGCCCCTCTCAATCCGCGCCCCCATGAATCCCGATGGCAGCGCGGGACCGGAACTGCCCGACGGCGAAGTGGGAGAAATCTGCTTCACGGGCCCGCAGGTCTTCATCTCGTACGTGAACGACGACGAGGCCTACCGCCGCACCGTCAGCACCGACGGCGTCTGCTACACGGGCGACCTGGGGGCCAAGACCGAACGTGGACTGATTTTCTCCGGCCGCTCGAAGCTGGTCATCAAGCCCAAGGGCTACCAGGTACACCCGGCGCAGGTCGAGAACCACTTCGCCATGCTCACGTCGCACGTTTCGGCCTGCGGAGCGGTGGGCGTGCCGCACGAGATCTACAGCGAGGCGATCGTGCTCTTCGTCGAGATGAAGCCCGGCGCAAGCCTCTCTCAAGACCTGCTCGATCAGCACGCCAAGGAAATCGCCGGCTACATGCGCCCTTCGCACTACGTTATGCTGGGCCCCGGCGAGTTGCCCCTGAATCGTTCGGCCAAGACAGACTACGTCGGCCTGAAAGAACGAGCCCTGGCCGAAGTCGAACAACTTCGCGCCGCCGGCCAGTGGGATAAGTAG